TTAATCAACCTGATTCAAAAAAGCCGCGCGCAAAACATTCATGGCTGTTGCCACATTTTCTTACAGTTCCTTAAACCGCTTCGCGCACTTTTCCCTGCCCAGGCCGAGGACAAGCGAGCCGATTTTCGGCCCTTTTGGCCTTCCGATGAGGGCAAGGTAAGCAAACTCAAAAGCCTCTTTCGGGCTCTGGCCGCCGGACTTGGCCAAATCGAAAAAAGATTTCTGCAAATCCTCGGCGGATTTCCCTGAAACTATTTCAGACGCAAATTCCCTGAACACGGGCAAAAGGCCTGCCGGCATTTTTTTGCGGAGCTCCGGCGCAAGCGTTTCGGCGAACGCGATTTTTTCCTCGGCAGGAACGTGCAGTTCAACCCATCTGCGGCAATGCGCAATCCTCTCCGAAATCTGCCTCAGGCCTTCCGCGGAATTGCCCGGAACGTGCCCGAGCTCACGGAGCTTTTCAAGCACGCTTTCATCATCCGGCAGGACCTGCACAAGATATGAGACAAGCGCGAAATCCGCGGGCAGGGGCAAAACCTTCCTGCTTTTCACGGATGAAAACAAAAAAAGCTTTTTCAGCTGGGCGCCGTCCTTTTCATCCGCGGAAACACCAGAGTAAAATGCCTCGGCCGCCCTGTCAAGCTCAAGCTCAAGGTTCGGCACGTCAAGCCAGGAAAAGCTGCGCGTCTTCTCAAGGCGCTTCAAATACAGGAACTTGAGGGTTTCAGGCCTTGCCACCTCAAGCCACTGGTGTGGAAAAACCACATTGCCGAGCGAAGCGGACATTTTCTGGCCGTCAATCAGCAAGTGCTCATAAAAGACCGGCACAGGCATGGGATAGTGCAAAACCCTTTCACAGATTTCGGCGTTCACAAAAAAAGCCGAGTTAGGCGCATTGT
The sequence above is drawn from the Candidatus Diapherotrites archaeon genome and encodes:
- the lysS gene encoding lysine--tRNA ligase, yielding MPSDSLFWADKIARQVLERKKFHFLPDEIPEIKSPSVKSSSSLSGVLHIGRLSDIIRGEAAFRALAEHESRAKFIYVTEDMDPLRGIPEGVPQSFKEFIGFSVSDAPDPFGCHESYAGHFKEIFLRTFEEFLEFPPEVFSMRDEYRKGNFTEHILELVGHAAEVRGIVDKFKDNKSDAGWIPWKPICDRCGNMQTTNVLGVEGTKVRYECKDYAFEKFTAKGCGHVGVSDLNKANGKLAWKSEWASQWKRWNVVAEGAGKEYNAPNSAFFVNAEICERVLHYPMPVPVFYEHLLIDGQKMSASLGNVVFPHQWLEVARPETLKFLYLKRLEKTRSFSWLDVPNLELELDRAAEAFYSGVSADEKDGAQLKKLFLFSSVKSRKVLPLPADFALVSYLVQVLPDDESVLEKLRELGHVPGNSAEGLRQISERIAHCRRWVELHVPAEEKIAFAETLAPELRKKMPAGLLPVFREFASEIVSGKSAEDLQKSFFDLAKSGGQSPKEAFEFAYLALIGRPKGPKIGSLVLGLGREKCAKRFKEL